One part of the Aricia agestis chromosome Z, ilAriAges1.1, whole genome shotgun sequence genome encodes these proteins:
- the LOC121739425 gene encoding brefeldin A-inhibited guanine nucleotide-exchange protein 1 isoform X1 translates to MQTNLKTKEMFIVRALEKILADKDIKRSYHSQLKKSCEVALEEIKAELKNGGQVESLESPTGTLPLPKNDSANIITAEKYFLPFELACQSKASRIVVTALDCLQKLIAYGHLTGNIPDSTTPRKLLIDRIVETICSCFNGPQTDEGVQLQIIKALLTVITSQHVEVHEGTVLLAVRTCYNIYLASKNLINQTTARATLTQMLNVIFTKMENQALEADSTENIPECQLKIPNGNIPSEEPHEQQNNEDVNQTPTNDNVDEVAEAKIIAQQIVDSVIDNAISIASKKNMEELVNGPDNNENLADSNDSGSVSHESNGLQNSETSIPRIPSQESVDVVSENDNSVTAKFTHILQKDAFLVFRALCKLSMKPLPDGTPDPKSHELRSKILSLHLLLSILQNAGPVFRNNEMFITAIKQYLCVALSKNGVSSVPEVFELSLAIFLALLQNFKVHLKKQIEVFFKEIFMNILETSSSSFEHKWMVIQALTRICGDAQSVVDIYVNYDCDLSAANLFQRLVNDVSKIAQGRQALELGATPNQEKSMRIRGLECLVSILKCMVEWSKELYINPNMQTTLGERTVKEDTDHQSMKSHGGSSLSLMSTSSSNIGNRETLDSPEQFEVLKQQKEVWETGIDLFNRKPKKGVSFLQEQGLLGTSTKEIAEWLLTDERIDKIFIGEYLGENDDHSKEVMYAYVDSMNFSNMDIVAALRHFLEGFRLPGEAQKIDRLMEKFAARYCECNPTNTLFTCADTVYVLAFSIIMLTTDLHSPQVKNKMTKEQYIKLNSGISENNDLPREYLSQIYDEIAGHEIKMKNTSKPGKHMIANEKKRKLIWNMEMEQISTAAKNLMESVSHVQTPFTTAKHVEHVRPMFKMAWTPFLAAFSVGLQDCDDPEIASLCLDGIRCAIRIACIFHMSLERDAYVQALARFTLLTANSPITEMKAKNIDTIKTLITVAHTDGNYLGSSWLDVVKCISQLELAQLIGTGVRPQFLSGSGIKPQADSLKFSLMLLDPSVKEHIGETSSQSVVVAVDRIFTGSTRLDGDAIVDFVKALCQVSLDELSHPTNPRMFSLQKIVEISYYNMGRIRLQWSRIWQVLGDHFNKVGCNNNEDISFFAVDSLRQLSMKFIEKGEFANFKFQKDFLRPFEHIMKKNNSPTIRDMVVRCIAQMVNSQAPNIKSGWKNIFSVFHLAASDQDEAIVDLAFQTTGKIITDLYERQFPAMIDSFQDAVKCLSEFACNAKFPDTSMEAIRLVRSCATAVGTSPQLFAEHAGLEGEPGAPEVDRVWLRGWFPLLFSLSCVVSRCKLDVRTRGLTVLFEIIKTHGDSFRPHWWRDLFNILFRIFDNMKLPEHQLEKNEWMTTTCNHALYAIVDVFTQYFDILGSLLLEQLYAQLHWCVQQDNEQLARSGTNCLENLVISNGTKFSEETWSKTCQIMLDIFNSTLPTTLLTWKPDENEDNTETPQVRHGILKKSQGTDDAKSSNRVFNSLLIKCVVQLELIQTIDNIVFYPATSRKEDAETLALAAAELTGGTPGTEQECQREEQGMYRLLSSPHLLRLVECLMCSHRFAKTFNTNNAQRNVLWKANFKGSVKPNMLKQETQSLACVLRILFKMYSDETRRSHWPAVQKSLITICCEALEYFGSLTSEAHRDAWTSILLLILTRILKMPDERFAAHVSSYYPLLCEITCFDLKPELRTVLRRVFIRIGPVFNIVSNTQ, encoded by the exons ATGCAAACCAATCTAAAGACTAAAGAGATGTTTATCGTCAGAGCTTTGGAAAAAATTTTGGCTGATAAGGACATAAAAAGGTCCTATCACAGCCAACTGAAAAAATCATGCGAAGTGGCACTTG agGAAATTAAAGCAGAATTGAAAAATGGAGGTCAAGTTGAATCTTTAGAAAGTCCAACTGGAACGCTCCCGCTACCGAAGAATGATTCAGCAAATATCATAACAGCTGAGAAGTATTTTCTGCCGTTTGAGCTAGCATGTCAGAGTAAAGCGTCGAGGATAGTGGTGACGGCTTTGGACTGTCTCCAGAAGCTTATAGCCTATGGCCACCTAACTGGAAATATACCTGACTCTACAACACCTAGGAAACTTCTTATCGACAGAATAGTTGAAACTATTTGCAGCTGTTTCAATGGACCTCAAACAGATGAGGGAGTCCAGCTTCAAATCATCAAGGCTTTGCTGACCGTTATCACCAGCCAGCATGTGGAAGTTCATGAGGGAACTGTACTACTTGCTGTCAGAACTTGTTACAACATTTACCTGGCAAGTAAAAATCTTATTAACCAAACAACAGCAAGGGCCACACTAACACAGATGCTTAATGTCATCTTCACTAAAATGGAGAATCAAGCCCTCGAGGCTGACTCAACAGAAAATATCCCAGAGTGCCAGCTGAAAATCCCAAATGGTAATATACCTTCTGAAGAACCCCATGAACAGCAAAATAATGAGGATGTTAATCAAACACCCACCAATGATAATGTTGATGAAGTAGCTGAAGCTAAGATTATTGCACAACAAATTGTTGACTCTGTTATAGACAATGCCATTTCAATTGCTTCTAAGAAAAATATGGAGGAGCTTGTCAATGGTCCAGACAATAATGAGAACCTAGCAGATTCAAATGACAGTGGCAGTGTTTCACATGAAAGTAATGGATTACAAAATTCTGAAACATCTATCCCCAGGATACCATCTCAAGAGAGTGTTGATGTAGTATCAGAAAATGATAACTCTGTGACAGCAAAATTCACACATATTCTACAAAAAGATGCATTTTTAGTGTTCAGAGCTCTATGTAAGCTCTCTATGAAACCACTACCGGATGGTACTCCAGACCCTAAGTCTCATGAGCTAAGGTCTAAAATTCTTTCGCTGCATTTACTTCTTTCTATATTACAAAATGCGGGCCCGGTATTCAGAAATAATGAGATGTTCATAACAGCTATCAAGCAGTACCTATGTGTAGCTCTATCCAAGAATGGAGTGAGTTCTGTGCCAGAAGTCTTTGAACTTTCTCTTGCTATATTCTTAGCTCTTCTTCAAAACTTCAAAGTACATCTTAAAAAACAGATTGAAGTCTTCTTCAAAGAAATTTTCATGAACATTCTGGAAACATCTAGCTCCTCCTTTGAGCACAAGTGGATGGTCATTCAGGCTCTCACCAGAATATGTGGGGATGCACAGAGTGTTGTCGATATCTATGTCAACTATGATTGTGACTTGTCTGCTGCTAACTTATTCCAGAGGCTAGTCAATGATGTCTCTAAAATTGCCCAAGGCAGGCAAGCTTTAGAGTTGGGGGCCACACCAAATCAAGAGAAGTCTATGAGAATTAGAGGACTAGAATGTCTAGTCTCCATTCTGAAATGTATGGTGGAGTGGAGCAAAGAACTTTATATAAATCCAAATATGCAAACCACTTTGGGCGAGAGAACTGTGAAAGAAGATACAGACCATCAGAGCATGAAGTCTCATGGTGGTTCAAGTTTAAGTCTCATGTCTACAAGTTCGAGTAATATAGGAAATCGCGAAACTTTAGACTCACCTGAACAATTTGAAGTTTTAAAGCAACAAAAGGAAGTTTGGGAAACTGGCATAGACCTTTTCAATCGAAAGCCTAAAAAGGGAGTATCCTTTTTGCAAGAGCAGGGACTGCTTGGAACATCTACTAAAGAGATTGCTGAATGGTTGTTGACAGACGAGAGaatagacaaaatatttatagGCGAATATTTAGGTGAAAATGATGATCATTCCaaagaagtaatgtatgcgtatGTTGACTCCATGAACTTTTCTAACATGGATATTGTCGCTGCATTACGACATTTCTTAGAAGGCTTTCGATTACCCGGAGAAGCCCAAAAAATCGACAGACTGATGGAAAAATTCGCAGCGAGATACTGCGAATGCAACCCGACAAACACGCTGTTTACTTGTGCAGATACAGTCTATGTACTGGCATTTTCGATTATAATGCTTACAACTGACTTACATTCTCCACAAGTGAAAAACAAAATGACAAAAGAACAGTATATAAAACTGAACAGTGGAATAAGCGAGAATAACGACCTACCACGCGAGTATTTATCGCAAATATACGACGAAATTGCAGGACacgaaataaaaatgaaaaatacatCGAAACCGGGAAAGCATATGATAGCCAACGAAAAGAAACGAAAACTGATTTGGAACATGGAGATGGAACAGATATCTACAGCAGCTAAGAATTTGATGGAGTCAGTTTCGCACGTCCAAACTCCTTTCACGACGGCAAAACACGTCGAGCATGTACGGCCTATGTTCAAAATGGCGTGGACACCATTCCTAGCAGCATTTTCCGTCGGGCTTCAGGATTGCGATGATCCTGAAATCGCATCGTTATGCTTAGATGGTATTAGATGTGCAATCCGCATAGCATGTATTTTCCACATGTCACTAGAAAGAGATGCATACGTACAGGCATTAGCAAGATTCACCTTATTGACTGCAAACTCCCCAATCACAGAGATGAAAGCTAAGAACATTGATACAATAAAAACGCTGATTACTGTTGCACACACAGATGGAAATTATCTAGGTTCCAGTTGGCTCGACGTCGTAAAATGCATTTCGCAATTGGAACTTGCGCAACTTATTGGAACGGGAGTTCGTCCACAATTTCTATCTGGTTCAGGAATAAAGCCTCAGGCTGACTCCTTAAAATTCAGTCTTATGCTTTTAGATCCCAGTGTTAAAGAACATATCGGCGAGACAAGTTCCCAGAGTGTTGTGGTGGCTGTCGATAGAATATTCACAGGATCGACGCGGCTCGATGGTGACGCAATTGTTGATTTCGTTAAAGCTCTCTGCCAAGTTTCACTGGACGAGTTGAGCCACCCCACGAACCCTCGAATGTTCTCTCTTCAAAAAATTGTCGAAATATCCTACTACAACATGGGGCGCATCAGGCTGCAATGGTCTCGTATTTGGCAAGTTCTCGGCGACCACTTTAACAAGGTCGGTTGTAACAACAATGAGGACATATCGTTCTTCGCGGTTGACTCGTTACGTCAGTTATCCATGAAGTTTATAGAAAAAGGTGAATTTGCCAATTTCAAATTCCAAAAAGACTTCTTAAGACCGTTCGAACATATCATGAAGAAGAACAATTCTCCGACGATACGAGACATGGTAGTGAGATGTATCGCTCAAATGGTCAATTCACAGGCACCCAACATTAAGTCGGgttggaaaaatatattttctgtattTCATTTAGCGGCGAGCGATCAAGATGAAGCAATAGTTGATCTTGCATTCCAAACTACTGGTAAAATTATAACCGACTTATACGAAAGACAATTCCCAGCGATGATTGACTCTTTTCAAGATGCTGTAAAATGTCTCTCGGAGTTCGCCTGCAACGCTAAATTCCCTGATACGTCCATGGAAGCAATACGATTAGTGCGATCTTGCGCGACTGCTGTAGGAACATCCCCGCAATTATTCGCTGAACACGCAGGTCTAGAGGGCGAGCCAGGGGCGCCGGAAGTCGATAGAGTCTGGCTCCGAGGATGGTTCCCACTTCTGTTCTCACTCTCCTGTGTCGTCAGCAGATGTAAATTAGACGTGCGAACACGCGGCCTAACGGTCCTCTTCGAAATCATCAAGACTCACGGTGATTCATTCCGTCCGCATTGGTGGAgagatttgtttaatattttattcagaatTTTTGATAATATGAAGCTACCGGAACATCAACTGGAGAAAAATGAATGGATGACTACAACTTGCAACCATGCGCTTTATGCGATTGTAGACGTCTTCACGCAGTATTTCGACATTCTTGGATCTCTACTGTTAGAACAGCTGTATGCCCAGTTGCACTGGTGCGTGCAACAAGACAACGAGCAACTCGCGAGGTCGGGAACGAATTGCTTAGAAAATCTAGTCATATCTAACGGAACTAAATTCAGCGAAGAGACGTGGAGCAAGACGTGTCAAATTATGTTAGATATTTTCAACAGCACCTTACCGACTACGCTGCTGACGTGGAAACCCGACGAAAACGAGGACAACACTGAGACACCCCAAGTGCGACACGGGATATTGAAGAAGTCACAGGGTACCGATGATGCTAAATCGTCGAATAGAGTGTTCAACAGCCTCCTGATTAAATGCGTTGTGCAATTGGAACTCATTCAAACCATTGACAACATCGTCTTCTACCCTGCAACGTCGAGGAAGGAGGATGCCGAGACACTAGCGTTGGCCGCCGCCGAACTGACTGGGGGTACTCCCGGCACAGAGCAGGAATGTCAGCGTGAAGAGCAAGGCATGTACAGGTTACTCAGTTCGCCCCATCTGCTGCGGCTCGTGGAATGCCTGATGTGCAGTCATCGCTTCGCCAAAACTTTCAACACCAACAATGCGCAAAGGAATGTTCTCTGGAAAGCCAACTTCAAGGGTTCAGTTAAACCGAATATGTTGAAACAGGAGACCCAATCCTTGGCGTGCGTGCTTCGGATACTTTTCAAGATGTATAGCGACGAAACGCGCCGCAGTCACTGGCCGGCCGTCCAAAAAAGTCTCATAACTATCTGCTGCGAGGCGCTCGAGTACTTCGGCAGTTTGACGAGTGAAGCCCACAGAGATGCCTGGACTTCGATACTGCTCCTGATCTTGACCAGAATACTTAAGATGCCTGACGAACga
- the LOC121739425 gene encoding brefeldin A-inhibited guanine nucleotide-exchange protein 1 isoform X2: MQTNLKTKEMFIVRALEKILADKDIKRSYHSQLKKSCEVALEEIKAELKNGGQVESLESPTGTLPLPKNDSANIITAEKYFLPFELACQSKASRIVVTALDCLQKLIAYGHLTGNIPDSTTPRKLLIDRIVETICSCFNGPQTDEGVQLQIIKALLTVITSQHVEVHEGTVLLAVRTCYNIYLASKNLINQTTARATLTQMLNVIFTKMENQALEADSTENIPECQLKIPNGNIPSEEPHEQQNNEDVNQTPTNDNVDEVAEAKIIAQQIVDSVIDNAISIASKKNMEELVNGPDNNENLADSNDSGSVSHESNGLQNSETSIPRIPSQESVDVVSENDNSVTAKFTHILQKDAFLVFRALCKLSMKPLPDGTPDPKSHELRSKILSLHLLLSILQNAGPVFRNNEMFITAIKQYLCVALSKNGVSSVPEVFELSLAIFLALLQNFKVHLKKQIEVFFKEIFMNILETSSSSFEHKWMVIQALTRICGDAQSVVDIYVNYDCDLSAANLFQRLVNDVSKIAQGRQALELGATPNQEKSMRIRGLECLVSILKCMVEWSKELYINPNMQTTLGERTVKEDTDHQSMKSHGGSSLSLMSTSSSNIGNRETLDSPEQFEVLKQQKEVWETGIDLFNRKPKKGVSFLQEQGLLGTSTKEIAEWLLTDERIDKIFIGEYLGENDDHSKEVMYAYVDSMNFSNMDIVAALRHFLEGFRLPGEAQKIDRLMEKFAARYCECNPTNTLFTCADTVYVLAFSIIMLTTDLHSPQVKNKMTKEQYIKLNSGISENNDLPREYLSQIYDEIAGHEIKMKNTSKPGKHMIANEKKRKLIWNMEMEQISTAAKNLMESVSHVQTPFTTAKHVEHVRPMFKMAWTPFLAAFSVGLQDCDDPEIASLCLDGIRCAIRIACIFHMSLERDAYVQALARFTLLTANSPITEMKAKNIDTIKTLITVAHTDGNYLGSSWLDVVKCISQLELAQLIGTGVRPQFLSGSGIKPQADSLKFSLMLLDPSVKEHIGETSSQSVVVAVDRIFTGSTRLDGDAIVDFVKALCQVSLDELSHPTNPRMFSLQKIVEISYYNMGRIRLQWSRIWQVLGDHFNKVGCNNNEDISFFAVDSLRQLSMKFIEKGEFANFKFQKDFLRPFEHIMKKNNSPTIRDMVVRCIAQMVNSQAPNIKSGWKNIFSVFHLAASDQDEAIVDLAFQTTGKIITDLYERQFPAMIDSFQDAVKCLSEFACNAKFPDTSMEAIRLVRSCATAVGTSPQLFAEHAGLEGEPGAPEVDRVWLRGWFPLLFSLSCVVSRCKLDVRTRGLTVLFEIIKTHGDSFRPHWWRDLFNILFRIFDNMKLPEHQLEKNEWMTTTCNHALYAIVDVFTQYFDILGSLLLEQLYAQLHWCVQQDNEQLARSGTNCLENLVISNGTKFSEETWSKTCQIMLDIFNSTLPTTLLTWKPDENEDNTETPQVRHGILKKSQGTDDAKSSNRVFNSLLIKCVVQLELIQTIDNIVFYPATSRKEDAETLALAAAELTGGTPGTEQECQREEQGMYRLLSSPHLLRLVECLMCSHRFAKTFNTNNAQRNVLWKANFKGSVKPNMLKQETQSLACVLRILFKMYSDETRRSHWPAVQKSLITICCEALEYFGSLTSEAHRDAWTSILLLILTRILKMPDERFAAHVSSYYPLLCEITCFDLKPELRTVLRRVFIRIGPVFNIVSNTQ, translated from the exons ATGCAAACCAATCTAAAGACTAAAGAGATGTTTATCGTCAGAGCTTTGGAAAAAATTTTGGCTGATAAGGACATAAAAAGGTCCTATCACAGCCAACTGAAAAAATCATGCGAAGTGGCA ttagagGAAATTAAAGCAGAATTGAAAAATGGAGGTCAAGTTGAATCTTTAGAAAGTCCAACTGGAACGCTCCCGCTACCGAAGAATGATTCAGCAAATATCATAACAGCTGAGAAGTATTTTCTGCCGTTTGAGCTAGCATGTCAGAGTAAAGCGTCGAGGATAGTGGTGACGGCTTTGGACTGTCTCCAGAAGCTTATAGCCTATGGCCACCTAACTGGAAATATACCTGACTCTACAACACCTAGGAAACTTCTTATCGACAGAATAGTTGAAACTATTTGCAGCTGTTTCAATGGACCTCAAACAGATGAGGGAGTCCAGCTTCAAATCATCAAGGCTTTGCTGACCGTTATCACCAGCCAGCATGTGGAAGTTCATGAGGGAACTGTACTACTTGCTGTCAGAACTTGTTACAACATTTACCTGGCAAGTAAAAATCTTATTAACCAAACAACAGCAAGGGCCACACTAACACAGATGCTTAATGTCATCTTCACTAAAATGGAGAATCAAGCCCTCGAGGCTGACTCAACAGAAAATATCCCAGAGTGCCAGCTGAAAATCCCAAATGGTAATATACCTTCTGAAGAACCCCATGAACAGCAAAATAATGAGGATGTTAATCAAACACCCACCAATGATAATGTTGATGAAGTAGCTGAAGCTAAGATTATTGCACAACAAATTGTTGACTCTGTTATAGACAATGCCATTTCAATTGCTTCTAAGAAAAATATGGAGGAGCTTGTCAATGGTCCAGACAATAATGAGAACCTAGCAGATTCAAATGACAGTGGCAGTGTTTCACATGAAAGTAATGGATTACAAAATTCTGAAACATCTATCCCCAGGATACCATCTCAAGAGAGTGTTGATGTAGTATCAGAAAATGATAACTCTGTGACAGCAAAATTCACACATATTCTACAAAAAGATGCATTTTTAGTGTTCAGAGCTCTATGTAAGCTCTCTATGAAACCACTACCGGATGGTACTCCAGACCCTAAGTCTCATGAGCTAAGGTCTAAAATTCTTTCGCTGCATTTACTTCTTTCTATATTACAAAATGCGGGCCCGGTATTCAGAAATAATGAGATGTTCATAACAGCTATCAAGCAGTACCTATGTGTAGCTCTATCCAAGAATGGAGTGAGTTCTGTGCCAGAAGTCTTTGAACTTTCTCTTGCTATATTCTTAGCTCTTCTTCAAAACTTCAAAGTACATCTTAAAAAACAGATTGAAGTCTTCTTCAAAGAAATTTTCATGAACATTCTGGAAACATCTAGCTCCTCCTTTGAGCACAAGTGGATGGTCATTCAGGCTCTCACCAGAATATGTGGGGATGCACAGAGTGTTGTCGATATCTATGTCAACTATGATTGTGACTTGTCTGCTGCTAACTTATTCCAGAGGCTAGTCAATGATGTCTCTAAAATTGCCCAAGGCAGGCAAGCTTTAGAGTTGGGGGCCACACCAAATCAAGAGAAGTCTATGAGAATTAGAGGACTAGAATGTCTAGTCTCCATTCTGAAATGTATGGTGGAGTGGAGCAAAGAACTTTATATAAATCCAAATATGCAAACCACTTTGGGCGAGAGAACTGTGAAAGAAGATACAGACCATCAGAGCATGAAGTCTCATGGTGGTTCAAGTTTAAGTCTCATGTCTACAAGTTCGAGTAATATAGGAAATCGCGAAACTTTAGACTCACCTGAACAATTTGAAGTTTTAAAGCAACAAAAGGAAGTTTGGGAAACTGGCATAGACCTTTTCAATCGAAAGCCTAAAAAGGGAGTATCCTTTTTGCAAGAGCAGGGACTGCTTGGAACATCTACTAAAGAGATTGCTGAATGGTTGTTGACAGACGAGAGaatagacaaaatatttatagGCGAATATTTAGGTGAAAATGATGATCATTCCaaagaagtaatgtatgcgtatGTTGACTCCATGAACTTTTCTAACATGGATATTGTCGCTGCATTACGACATTTCTTAGAAGGCTTTCGATTACCCGGAGAAGCCCAAAAAATCGACAGACTGATGGAAAAATTCGCAGCGAGATACTGCGAATGCAACCCGACAAACACGCTGTTTACTTGTGCAGATACAGTCTATGTACTGGCATTTTCGATTATAATGCTTACAACTGACTTACATTCTCCACAAGTGAAAAACAAAATGACAAAAGAACAGTATATAAAACTGAACAGTGGAATAAGCGAGAATAACGACCTACCACGCGAGTATTTATCGCAAATATACGACGAAATTGCAGGACacgaaataaaaatgaaaaatacatCGAAACCGGGAAAGCATATGATAGCCAACGAAAAGAAACGAAAACTGATTTGGAACATGGAGATGGAACAGATATCTACAGCAGCTAAGAATTTGATGGAGTCAGTTTCGCACGTCCAAACTCCTTTCACGACGGCAAAACACGTCGAGCATGTACGGCCTATGTTCAAAATGGCGTGGACACCATTCCTAGCAGCATTTTCCGTCGGGCTTCAGGATTGCGATGATCCTGAAATCGCATCGTTATGCTTAGATGGTATTAGATGTGCAATCCGCATAGCATGTATTTTCCACATGTCACTAGAAAGAGATGCATACGTACAGGCATTAGCAAGATTCACCTTATTGACTGCAAACTCCCCAATCACAGAGATGAAAGCTAAGAACATTGATACAATAAAAACGCTGATTACTGTTGCACACACAGATGGAAATTATCTAGGTTCCAGTTGGCTCGACGTCGTAAAATGCATTTCGCAATTGGAACTTGCGCAACTTATTGGAACGGGAGTTCGTCCACAATTTCTATCTGGTTCAGGAATAAAGCCTCAGGCTGACTCCTTAAAATTCAGTCTTATGCTTTTAGATCCCAGTGTTAAAGAACATATCGGCGAGACAAGTTCCCAGAGTGTTGTGGTGGCTGTCGATAGAATATTCACAGGATCGACGCGGCTCGATGGTGACGCAATTGTTGATTTCGTTAAAGCTCTCTGCCAAGTTTCACTGGACGAGTTGAGCCACCCCACGAACCCTCGAATGTTCTCTCTTCAAAAAATTGTCGAAATATCCTACTACAACATGGGGCGCATCAGGCTGCAATGGTCTCGTATTTGGCAAGTTCTCGGCGACCACTTTAACAAGGTCGGTTGTAACAACAATGAGGACATATCGTTCTTCGCGGTTGACTCGTTACGTCAGTTATCCATGAAGTTTATAGAAAAAGGTGAATTTGCCAATTTCAAATTCCAAAAAGACTTCTTAAGACCGTTCGAACATATCATGAAGAAGAACAATTCTCCGACGATACGAGACATGGTAGTGAGATGTATCGCTCAAATGGTCAATTCACAGGCACCCAACATTAAGTCGGgttggaaaaatatattttctgtattTCATTTAGCGGCGAGCGATCAAGATGAAGCAATAGTTGATCTTGCATTCCAAACTACTGGTAAAATTATAACCGACTTATACGAAAGACAATTCCCAGCGATGATTGACTCTTTTCAAGATGCTGTAAAATGTCTCTCGGAGTTCGCCTGCAACGCTAAATTCCCTGATACGTCCATGGAAGCAATACGATTAGTGCGATCTTGCGCGACTGCTGTAGGAACATCCCCGCAATTATTCGCTGAACACGCAGGTCTAGAGGGCGAGCCAGGGGCGCCGGAAGTCGATAGAGTCTGGCTCCGAGGATGGTTCCCACTTCTGTTCTCACTCTCCTGTGTCGTCAGCAGATGTAAATTAGACGTGCGAACACGCGGCCTAACGGTCCTCTTCGAAATCATCAAGACTCACGGTGATTCATTCCGTCCGCATTGGTGGAgagatttgtttaatattttattcagaatTTTTGATAATATGAAGCTACCGGAACATCAACTGGAGAAAAATGAATGGATGACTACAACTTGCAACCATGCGCTTTATGCGATTGTAGACGTCTTCACGCAGTATTTCGACATTCTTGGATCTCTACTGTTAGAACAGCTGTATGCCCAGTTGCACTGGTGCGTGCAACAAGACAACGAGCAACTCGCGAGGTCGGGAACGAATTGCTTAGAAAATCTAGTCATATCTAACGGAACTAAATTCAGCGAAGAGACGTGGAGCAAGACGTGTCAAATTATGTTAGATATTTTCAACAGCACCTTACCGACTACGCTGCTGACGTGGAAACCCGACGAAAACGAGGACAACACTGAGACACCCCAAGTGCGACACGGGATATTGAAGAAGTCACAGGGTACCGATGATGCTAAATCGTCGAATAGAGTGTTCAACAGCCTCCTGATTAAATGCGTTGTGCAATTGGAACTCATTCAAACCATTGACAACATCGTCTTCTACCCTGCAACGTCGAGGAAGGAGGATGCCGAGACACTAGCGTTGGCCGCCGCCGAACTGACTGGGGGTACTCCCGGCACAGAGCAGGAATGTCAGCGTGAAGAGCAAGGCATGTACAGGTTACTCAGTTCGCCCCATCTGCTGCGGCTCGTGGAATGCCTGATGTGCAGTCATCGCTTCGCCAAAACTTTCAACACCAACAATGCGCAAAGGAATGTTCTCTGGAAAGCCAACTTCAAGGGTTCAGTTAAACCGAATATGTTGAAACAGGAGACCCAATCCTTGGCGTGCGTGCTTCGGATACTTTTCAAGATGTATAGCGACGAAACGCGCCGCAGTCACTGGCCGGCCGTCCAAAAAAGTCTCATAACTATCTGCTGCGAGGCGCTCGAGTACTTCGGCAGTTTGACGAGTGAAGCCCACAGAGATGCCTGGACTTCGATACTGCTCCTGATCTTGACCAGAATACTTAAGATGCCTGACGAACga
- the LOC121739188 gene encoding mitotic checkpoint protein BUB3, which translates to MTVTRVAESRTEFKLKSLPDDAISSVKFAPKSNQFLLVSSWDCSVRLYDVTANVERHKYTHELPVLDVCFRDAVHTYSGGLDQTLKMYDLNASTEVVLGEHKGAIRCVEFTNEVNAVLTGSWDGTVKMWDSRVPNCVGTYNQGNERVYTMSIVGEKFVVGTSGRKIFVWDVRNMGHVNQRRESSLKYQTRCIRVFPNKQGYVLSSIEGRVAVEYLDSNPEVQKKKYAFKCHRIKDGGLEKIYPVNAISFHSVYNTFATGGSDGYVNIWDGFNKKRLCQFHRYNTAVSSLSFSHDGSALAIACSQLDETQIEDPKPEDTIYIRYVTDQETKPK; encoded by the exons ATGACAGTGACGCGGGTAGCGGAGTCCCGCAccgaatttaaattaaaaagtctaCCCGACGACGCTATTTCCAGCGTCAAGTTTGCGCCAAAATCGAATCAATTTCTGCTGGTCTCATCATGGGACTGTTCCGTGAGGCTGTACGACGTGACGGCCAACGTGGAGCGGCACAAATACACTCATGAACTGCCAGTATTGGACGTTTGTTTTAGA GATGCGGTCCACACGTATAGCGGTGGATTAGACCAAACTTTGAAGATGTACGATCTAAATGCGAGCACAGAAGTGGTATTGGGGGAGCATAAAGGGGCTATAAGATGTGTGGAGTTCACCAACGAAGTAAATGCTGTGTTGACGGGCAGCTGGGACGGGACAGTCAAGATGTGGGACAGCCGAGTGCCCAACTGTGTGGGGACATACAACCAGGGCAATGAAAgg gtTTACACAATGAGTATTGTCGGTGAGAAGTTTGTGGTGGGTACATCTGGGCGTAAGATATTTGTGTGGGACGTACGAAACATGGGGCATGTGAATCAACGTCGAGAGTCATCACTCAAATATCAAACTCGGTGTATCCGAGTATTCCCCAACAAACAGGGCTACGTACTAAGCTCTATTGAAGGCCGTGTCGCTGTAGAGTACTTAGACAGTAACCCTGAGGTGCAGAAAAAGAAATATGCATTCAAGTGTCACAGAATTAAAGATGGAG GCTTAGAGAAAATATATCCAGTGAATGCAATAAGCTTCCACTCCGTGTACAACACTTTTGCAACGGGTGGATCTGATGGTTACGTCAACATCTGGGACGGGTTCAACAAGAAGAGACTGTGCCAGTTCCATAG ATACAACACAGCGGTGTCGTCTCTCAGCTTCTCTCACGACGGGTCAGCGCTGGCGATTGCGTGCTCGCAGCTGGACGAGACACAGATAGAAGACCCCAAGCCCGAGGACACCATCTACATCAGATACGTCACCGACCAGGAGACTAAACCAAAATGA